In Acinetobacter pittii, one genomic interval encodes:
- the purH gene encoding bifunctional phosphoribosylaminoimidazolecarboxamide formyltransferase/IMP cyclohydrolase, producing the protein MTIKRALISVSDKTGIVEFAQNLAALGVELLSTGGTYKLLKDNNIAVVEVSEHTGFPEMMDGRVKTLHPKIHGGILARRGLDEAVMEEHNIDPIDLVVVNLYPFAATVAKPDCTLPDAIENIDIGGPTMVRAAAKNHASVGIVVNASDYDTVINELKTAGSLSYETRFDLAVKAFEHTAQYDGMIASYLGARVGKTEGEADLFPRTFNTQLNKAQDLRYGENPHQSAAFYVEANAKEASVSTAKQLQGKELSYNNIADTDAALECVKSFAKPACVIVKHANPCGVAVSLDGIKAAYDLAYATDPESAFGGIIAFNRELDVATAQAIVERQFVEVIIAPSIADGVLEVTGAKKNVRVLVCGELPAIDARAPQLDYKRVNGGLLVQDQDLGMITKDDLKVVTKRAPTEQEIDDLIFAWKVAKYVKSNAIVYAKNRQTIGVGAGQMSRVNSARIAAIKAEHAGLVVEGAVMASDAFFPFRDGIDNAAKAGIKCIIQPGGSMRDEEVIAAADEAGIAMVFTGMRHFRH; encoded by the coding sequence ATGACTATTAAACGTGCTTTGATTTCTGTATCTGATAAGACAGGAATTGTCGAATTTGCTCAAAACCTTGCAGCTCTAGGGGTAGAACTATTATCTACAGGCGGCACATATAAGTTGCTTAAAGATAATAATATCGCGGTTGTAGAAGTATCTGAACATACGGGCTTCCCTGAAATGATGGATGGTCGTGTTAAGACATTACATCCAAAAATTCATGGTGGTATTCTTGCTCGTCGCGGTTTAGACGAAGCAGTTATGGAAGAACACAACATTGATCCGATTGATCTTGTTGTTGTAAACCTTTATCCATTTGCTGCAACTGTTGCAAAACCAGACTGTACTCTTCCTGATGCAATCGAAAATATCGACATCGGTGGTCCTACAATGGTGCGTGCAGCAGCTAAAAACCATGCTTCAGTGGGTATCGTTGTAAATGCTTCAGATTACGACACTGTAATCAATGAATTAAAAACCGCTGGTTCACTTTCTTATGAAACGCGTTTTGATTTAGCAGTTAAAGCATTTGAACATACAGCTCAATACGACGGCATGATCGCTTCTTACTTAGGCGCTCGCGTTGGTAAGACCGAAGGCGAAGCTGATTTATTCCCTCGCACATTCAATACCCAATTGAACAAAGCACAAGATTTACGTTACGGTGAAAACCCACATCAATCTGCAGCATTTTATGTTGAAGCAAATGCAAAGGAAGCTTCAGTTTCTACTGCAAAACAGTTACAAGGCAAAGAATTGTCTTATAACAATATTGCAGATACAGATGCAGCACTTGAATGTGTTAAATCATTCGCAAAACCTGCTTGTGTAATCGTAAAACATGCTAACCCTTGTGGTGTTGCTGTTTCTTTAGACGGTATTAAAGCTGCTTATGATTTAGCTTACGCAACAGATCCAGAATCTGCTTTTGGCGGTATCATTGCATTTAACCGTGAGTTAGATGTAGCAACTGCTCAAGCAATTGTAGAGCGTCAATTCGTTGAAGTCATTATTGCTCCAAGCATTGCCGATGGTGTACTTGAAGTAACTGGCGCAAAGAAAAACGTACGTGTTTTAGTATGTGGTGAATTACCTGCAATTGATGCACGTGCACCGCAACTTGACTACAAACGTGTTAATGGCGGCTTACTTGTTCAAGATCAAGACTTGGGCATGATCACTAAAGATGATCTTAAAGTAGTTACTAAGCGTGCACCGACTGAGCAAGAAATTGATGATCTCATCTTTGCTTGGAAAGTTGCGAAATATGTGAAATCAAACGCAATTGTTTATGCTAAAAACCGCCAAACTATTGGTGTAGGTGCAGGTCAAATGAGCCGTGTTAACTCAGCTCGTATTGCTGCCATTAAAGCTGAACATGCTGGTTTAGTTGTTGAAGGTGCTGTAATGGCTTCCGATGCATTCTTCCCGTTCCGTGATGGTATTGATAATGCAGCTAAAGCTGGCATTAAATGCATCATTCAACCAGGTGGTTCTATGCGTGATGAAGAAGTAATCGCAGCAGCAGATGAAGCTGGTATTGCAATGGTCTTCACTGGTATGCGCCATTTCCGCCACTAA
- the fis gene encoding DNA-binding transcriptional regulator Fis, which translates to MNSKSPIFTAQSDVALRIHVDRAVRHYFAQLQGEQPSQVYDMVLAEMEKPLLSVVLEYTRGNQTRAAEILGLNRGTLRKKLKAHGLMSE; encoded by the coding sequence ATGAATAGCAAATCTCCTATTTTTACTGCACAATCTGATGTTGCTCTTCGCATCCACGTGGATCGCGCAGTTCGCCATTATTTTGCACAATTGCAAGGTGAGCAACCATCTCAGGTATATGACATGGTGCTAGCAGAAATGGAGAAACCTCTTTTATCTGTAGTTCTTGAATATACACGTGGTAATCAAACACGTGCTGCAGAGATTCTTGGACTCAACCGTGGCACTTTACGTAAAAAGTTAAAAGCTCACGGTTTAATGAGTGAATAA